Proteins encoded together in one Oryzias latipes chromosome 11, ASM223467v1 window:
- the LOC111948235 gene encoding uncharacterized protein LOC111948235, with amino-acid sequence MAEEPVSTILTREEPESTASTAEEPVSTILPGQEPESTVSTADVPVSTALPVKEPEKSASMAEKPVTTILPGEEPESAVPTAEEPKSTALPVKEPETSASLAEEPVSTIRPKEELQSTVSTEIEPISTALPVEEPETSASMSEEPVSTNLPREEPESTASTAEEPKSTALPGEESVSTALPVKEPETSASMAEEPVSTILPREESTASTAKEPVSTASTAEEPKSTASTAEEPESTILPRDESTASTAKEPPSTASTAEEPESTASKAEEPESTALPVKEPETSASMAKEPVSTIRPKEELQSTVSTEIEPISTALPVEEPETSASMPKEPVSTNLPKEEPESTASTAEEPESTALPGEESVSTALPVMEPETSASMAEEPNQYQQIYQEKNHNQLLQQQKNQNQLLYQEKSQYQLLYPLRNQKHQLLWQRNQYQLLYQEKNQNQLFQQHKNQYQLLHQ; translated from the exons ATGGCAGAAGAACCAGTATCTACTATTCTAACAAGAGAGGAACCAGAATCAACAGCTTCAACAGCAGAGGAACCAGTCTCAACTATTCTACCAGGACAAGAACCAGAATCAACTGTTTCAACAGCAGACGTCCCAGTATCAACTGCTCTACCCGTTAAGGAACCAGAAAAATCTGCTTCTATGGCAGAGAAACCAGTAACAACTATTCTACCAGGAGAAGAACCAGAATCAGCTGTTCCCACAGCAGAAGAACCAAAATCAACTGCTCTACCAGTTAAGGAACCAGAAACATCTGCTTCTTTGGCAGAGGAACCGGTATCAACAATTCGACCAAAAGAAGAACTACAATCAACTGTTTCAACAGAAATAGAACCAATATCAACTGCTCTACCAGTAGAGGAACCAGAAACATCTGCTTCTATGTCAGAAGAACCAGTATCAACAAATCTACCAAGAGAAGAACCAGAATCAACTGCTTCCACAGCAGAAGAACCAAAATCAACTGCTCTACCAGGAGAAGAATCAGTATCAACTGCTCTACCCGTTAAGGAACCAGAAACATCTGCTTCTATGGCAGAGGAACCAGTATCAACTATTCTACCAAGAGAGGAATCAACTGCTTCAACAGCAAAAGAACCTGTATCAACTGCTTCAACAGCAGAAGAACCAAAATCAACTGCTTCAACAGCAGAAGAACCAGAATCAACTATTCTACCAAGAGACGAATCAACTGCTTCAACAGCAAAAGAACCTCCATCAACTGCTTCAACAGCAGAAGAACCAGAATCAACTGCTTCAAAAGCAGAAGAACCAGAATCAACTGCTCTACCAGTTAAGGAACCAGAAACATCTGCTTCTATGGCAAAAGAACCGGTATCAACGATTCGACCAAAAGAAGAACTACAATCAACTGTTTCAACAGAAATAGAACCAATATCGACTGCTCTACCAGTAGAGGAACCAGAAACATCTGCTTCTATGCCAAAAGAACCAGTATCAACAAATCTACCAAAAGAAGAACCAGAATCAACTGCTTCCACAGCAGAAGAACCAGAATCAACTGCTCTACCAGGAGAAGAATCAGTATCAACTGCTCTACCCGTTATGGAACCAGAAACATCTGCTTCTATGGCAGAGGAACCA AACCAGTATCAACAAATCTACCAAGAGAAGAACCACAATCAACTGCTTCAACAGCAGAAGAACCAGAATCAACTGCTCTACCAGGAGAAGAGCCAGTATCAACTGCTCTACCCGTTAAGGAACCAGAAACATCAGCTTCTATGGCAGAGGAACCAGTATCAACTGCTTTACCAGGAGAAGAACCAGAATCAACTTTTTCAACAGCACAAGAACCAATATCAACTGCTCCACCAGTAG
- the LOC101168383 gene encoding protein OSCP1-like, protein MSTRTLPLVFINLGGEMLYILDQRLQAQNTSVDNTEKGVWSEKDRKRVMNDIIGTMFSKAFMDELLKPQQLYSHKTMKTVLTRLAHTSIMRLNPASMEKLYELMVMAFKYQVYLCPRPKDLLLITYNHMDAIREFVRDTPAVANQVDETHRKLIEVYAPLSEGEFQLLRQTLLIFFQDMHVRVSLFLKNQIQNPNGRFTLTTSGPVPHGGDVPGLIRLFSVKGREVSRCEFPSGGSYSSAVREGSFDLHGDRVLRLGVNMYTMNHPEETHTSRNTCAQPDDVPNLLAKEELNLLARIMGSMKTVPVHTTEGSFRLNLFASDREEEEAGTSGGAQDFDVINIQAMQDEQASAELARIAAQFAEEELKHEDQGSSKGDELLAMMDDL, encoded by the exons ATGTCCACGAGGACTCTGCCACTGGTTTTCATTAATCTGGGTGGAGAAATGCTTTACATATTGGACCAACGCCTGCAAGCTCAAAACACGTCTGTGGACAACACAGAGAAAG GAGTGTGGTCggaaaaggacagaaaaagag TTATGAACGACATCATCGGGACCATGTTCAGCAAAGCCTTCATGGACGAACTTCTCAAACCCCAGCAGCTGTACTCACACAAGACCATGAAGACCGTTCTCACACGGTTAGCGCACACCTCCATCATGAGGCTGAACCCGGCCAGCATGGAAAAG CTTTATGAGTTGATGGTCATGGCTTTCAAATATCAAGTCTACCTTTGTCCGCGGCCTAAAGACCTGCTGCTTATCACCTACAACCACATGGACGCCATCAGGGAGTTTGTCCGAGACACTCCGGCGGTCGCCAACCAGGTGGATGAGACCCACAGGAAGCTCATTGAG GTCTACGCTCCTCTGTCAGAGGGAGAATTTCAGCTCCTCAGACAAACTCTGCTCATATTTTTTCAAGACATGCACGTTCGT GTGTCATTGTTCCTGAAGAACCAAATCCAGAACCCCAACGGACGTTTCACCCTGACTACCTCAGGCCCGGTGCCTCATGGGGGAGATGTTCCAGGTCTGATCAG GCTGTTCAGCGTGAAGGGCAGAGAGGTCAGCCGCTGCGAGTTTCCCAGCGGAGGAAGTTACAGCAGTGCTGTCAGAGAGGGATCCTTTGACCTCCATGGAGACAGAGTCCTCAGACTCGGGGTGAACAT GTACACGATGAACCATCCAGAGGAGACACACACGTCCAggaacacctgtgctcag CCTGATGATGTTCCAAACCTGCTGGCCAAGGAGGAGCTGAACCTGTTGGCTCGCATCATGGGCAGCATGAAGACCGTGCCCGTGCACACCACTGAAGGAAGCTTTCGGTTAAACCTGTTTGCTTCAGACCGCGAAGAGGAGGAGGC GGGAACTTCTGGAGGAGCTCAGGACTTTGACGTCATCAACATTCAAGCCATGCAG GATGAACAGGCATCTGCTGAGCTCGCTCGAATCGCCGCTCAGTTTGCAGAGGAAGAGCTGAAGCACGAAGACCAAGGCAGCAGCAAAGGAGACGAGCTGCTGGCCATGATGGATGACCTCTGA
- the lsm10 gene encoding U7 snRNA-associated Sm-like protein LSm10, with protein sequence MEPEAVESATVGVEVVNSIRERTIAENSMVVLLQGLQGEVTTVDLRDESSARGLVLNVDAFMNIRLKDVLFLDRRGQTAQLQDLFITGRNVRYVHIPDHVDIMKTMESQLAKIHRVRNFAGEGGGRKEFGGRKK encoded by the coding sequence ATGGAACCTGAGGCGGTCGAGTCCGCCACAGTGGGGGTGGAGGTGGTGAACTCCATCCGCGAGCGGACGATCGCGGAGAACAGCATGGTGGTCCTGCTGCAGGGGCTGCAGGGGGAGGTGACCACGGTGGACCTGAGGGACGAGAGCTCAGCTCGGGGGCTCGTGCTCAATGTGGACGCCTTCATGAACATCCGTCTGAAGGATGTGCTCTTCCTGGACCGGCGGGGGCAGACCGCCCAGCTGCAGGACCTGTTCATCACCGGCAGAAACGTGCGCTACGTGCACATCCCCGACCACGTGGACATCATGAAGACCATGGAGAGCCAGCTGGCCAAGATCCACCGGGTACGCAACTTCGCCGGCGAAGGCGGGGGCAGGAAGGAGTTTGGCGGGaggaaaaaatga